From Hoeflea sp. 108:
CTTCAGGCCTGGCAGGTCGCCTGAAGGGTCCTGCAGGCCCTCTTCCCGCGAACGGGAAAAGGGCAAGGACAAAAAGATCAGGCGTTGATCCAGCACTTGGTCAGCGCGTGGCCGCCCATCAGCTCCCCATTGGGGTCGTCCACCCAGCCGCCGAGCTTGGGGCCGGAGGCGTCGATGTAGTTGTTGAACATCGGCACGATGACGCCGCCCTCGTCGCGCAGGATCAGCGCCGCCTGGCGATAGAGTTCCTTGCGCTTGACTTGATCGAGCTCGCCGCGCGCCGACAGGATCAGCTTGTCGAAATCGTCGCGGAAGAAGCGCGTGTCGTTCCATTCGGCCTTTGAGAGATAGGCGATGGAATAGACCTGGTCCTGCGTCGGCCGGCCGGTCCAGTAGGACATGGAGAAAGGCTGCTTGTTCCACACCTCCGACCAGTAGCCGTCGCCGGGCTCGCGCTTGACCTCGAGCGTGATGCCGGCCTTGGCCGCACTTTGCTGGTAGAGCTGGGCGGCATCGACCGCGCCGGGGAACGCGACGTCGGAGGTGCGCAGCAGCACCGGGCCGGAATGACCCGACTTCTTGTAGTGGAACGCTGCCTTGTCGGGATCGTAGGCACGCTGCTCGATGTCGTCGGAAAACAGCGCATAGGCCTTGGTCACCGGCATGTCGTTGCCGATCGAGCCGTAGCCGCTCAAAACCTTCTTGACCATCTCCTCGCGGTCGACGGCGTATTTGAGCGCCAGCCTCAGATCGTTGTTGTCGAAGGGCGCGGTGTTGCAATGGGCGATGAAGACATAATGACCCTTGCCCGGCACGTTGCGGATCTCGACGCCCGGCACGCGCTTGATGAGGTCGACGATCTTCGGCTCGACGCGATTGATCAGGTCTACCTGGCCGCCCTGGAGCGCTGCGGTGCGGGCGGTGGCGTCGTTGATGACGACGATCTCGATCTGGTCGGCATGGCCGCGCTTGTCGGAGCCCCAATAGCCCTTGTGCAGCTCGCCGACATGGCGCACGCCGGGCTCGTTGACGGCGACCTTGTAGGGGCCGGTGCCGATGCCGGCGGTCGGGTTGTCCTTGCCGCCATTGGGCTGGATCATCAGGTGATAGTCGCTGACCACGTAAGGCAGGTCGGCGTTCGGCTCCTTGAGCGTGATGACGACATAGTCGCCGTCCGTCTTGACGCTGTCGAACTGGCTGACGAAGGCGAGCGCGGCCGATTTCGAGTTCTCGTCGCTATGGCGCTCCAGCGTCGCCACCACATCGGCGGGCGTCAGGTCCTTGCCATTGTGAAAGGTCACGCCCTTGCGGATCTTGAAATGCCAGGTCTTGGCGTCGTCGGAAGCCTCGTAGGACTCCGCCAGCCGGGGCTCGATCTCGCCCGCCGGCGACACCTCGAGCATCTGTTCGCCCCAGCTGCGGCCGAGCGTATAGGGCACCTGGCTGGCCCAGCTGGCCGGGTCGAGGCTGTCGGTGGCCGCACCGCCGACCATGCCGGCGCGCAGGATGCCGCCCTTGGCCGGCGCCTGCGCCCTGGCTGCGCCTGCAATCAGGCTGTTGGCCGTCAGCGCCGTCACGCCAAGCGCAGCCGCGCGGCCGAGAAAATCGCGGCGCGACAGCCGTCCGCTGGCGACGAGGTGGCTCAGGTGATCGAGTTCGTTCGACATGCGAGAGAAATCCTCCGGTTATGCGCGGCATGATCGCCGTCGTTGCTGCTCCCTCCGGAATAGTGATTGGGCATGCCCCAGCGTAAGGGCTCTGGATGCGACATTTTCCGCCGCATTCCGGCACAGCCGGCAAATGTCCGTGACCGGTGCGCCCGACCGCGTTCTCCCCCTTGCCCAACCCGCAAAGCCGTGTGACGATAGGCTGAATCCTGGAGTTGCCGGCGTCCCTGTGGACGTGCCAAGGAGGCTCCCGCTTGTTGAAACTGTGCATCGGACCTGCCGATTTCCGGGCCGTTGCGCGAGGAGGTCTGAACAGAGTTTGAGTGCCCGCGACGGCCGAACAGGCCGGCCGCCGCTTCAGGGAAAGATGCCTGAGTGGAGGTCAGCTCGTCATGGGTAATCGCGCCGGAGGAAGGCGTACGGGACCGAAATGCATCGCCATCGTCGGTCCCTACGCCAGCGGTAAAACCACTCTCTTTGAAGCCCTTCTCGCCCGCACGGGCGCCATCCCCAAGCAGCAGCCGGTCGCCTCCGGCAACACGATCTCCGACCACTCCCCCGAGGCCAAGGCCCACGCCATGAGCGTCGAGGCCGTCTTCGCCACGACCCAGTTCATGGGCGAGAGCATCACCTTCATCGATTGTCCCGGCTCGGTCGAATTTGCCTTCGAGGCCGAACCGGTGCTCACGGCCTGCGACCTCGCAGTCGTGGTTGCCGAGCCCGACGAGAAGAAATTTCCGGCACTGCAGCTGATCATGCGCAAGCTTGATGAAATGGGCGTGCCGCGCATCCTGTTCCTCAACAAGATCGACAAGGCATCCGCCGGCATTCGCGACACGCTCAAGCTGCTGCAGCCCGTCAGCCGCACGCCGCTTTTGCTGCGCCAGATCCCGCTGCGCAAGGACGGCGTCATCGTCGGCTCGATCGACCTGGCGCTCGAGCGCGCCTACATCTACCGCGAATATGCCGAGAGCGAGATCGCCGACATTCCCGGCGACGAGAAGGCCCGTGAGCTCGAGGCCCGTTTCGCCATGCTGGAGACGCTGGCCGACCATGACGACCAGCTGATGGAGCAGTTGCTCGAGGAGATCGAGCCGCCCAAGGACGCGATCTTCGACGACCTTGCTGCCGACCTGCGCGACGGTTCGGTCACGCCGGTGCTGATCGGCTCGGCTGAAAAGGGCAATGGCGCACTGCGCCTGCTCAAGGCCATCCGCCACGACGCACCCGATGTCGAGGCGACGCGCAAGCGGCTCGGCGCGCCCGACGGCGGCACGATCGTGCAGGTGATGAAGACGATCCACACCTCCCATGGCGGCAAGCTGTCGGTGTCGCGCATCCTGTCCGGCAGCGTCTCCGACGGCGCCGAACTCTGGCTCAACGCCACCGACACCGCCAAAGTGTCCGGCATCTACCGCATGCTCGGGAAAGACCAGGCAAAACAATCGGGTGCCGCCGCCGGCGACACCGTGGCGCTCGGCAAACTCGACCATGTCGCGACCGGCCAGACGCTGACGACTGCCAAGGGTGGCACCAGGCAGCTGGCAACCCTAGAACCGCCCAAGCCCGTCTATGCCTTCGCGCTGCGCCCCAAGGAGCGCAAGGACGACGTCAAGATGTCGGCGGCAATCCAGCGCCTTGCCGAGGAGGACCCCTCGCTGACCCTGCACCACAACCAGGATTCGGCAGAGACGGTGCTGTCTGGCCATGGCGAGATGCATCTGCGGGTCGTGCGCGAACGCCTCGAAGGCCGCAACCAGATCGCCGTCGAGGGCCATGCGCCCGCCGTGCCCTATCGCGAGACGATCCGCAAAGGCGTGCAGCAGCGTGGCCGCCACAAGAAGCAGTCGGGCGGCCACGGCCAGTTCGGCGACGTCGTCATCGAGATCAAGCCGCTGCCGCGCGGCTCGGGCTTCGAGTTCACCGACACCATCACCGGCGGCGTGGTGCCCAAGCAGTACATCCAGTCGGTCGAGGCCGGCGCGCGCGACTTCCTCAAGACCGGCCCGCTCGGCTTCCCCGTGGTCGACGTCGCGGTCAACCTGTCCGACGGATCGTTCCACACGGTCGATTCCTCCGACATGGCCTTCCAGATGGCGGCCAAGATCGCCATGAAGGAAGGCATGGCGGCCTGCTCGCCGGTGCTGCTCGAGCCGATCATGAAGGTCTCGATCGTCACCCCGTCCGACGCCACCGCCCGCATCATCGCACTGGTGCCGCAGCGCCGCGGCCAGATCCTCGGCTACGATGCCCGCGACGGCTGGCCCGGCTGGGACGTGGTCGAGGCGACCATGCCGCAATCGGAGATCGGCGACCTCATCATCGAGTTGCGCTCGGCCACCGCAGGCGTCGCCACCTACCGCGCCGAGTTCGATCATATGGCCGAACTCACCGGCCGCCTCGCCGACGAGGCCATGCAGCAGGCCGGCAAGGCCGCGTGACAGCCATGCCGGGCGATCCATCGGGGTCGCCCGGCATCAACTGGCGTGCCGCCTCGACCCGGTTCGTGCCGGCCTGGCGCCGCCAGAGACAGGCCGGTGTCTTCGTCGATGTCGGCTGCCAGCGGTCGCCTGCTGCCACAGTCCAGAACCGTTGCCCCGGGCGCCCGCAGAGACAGGACGAGCGGGTCGCGCCTCGGGAGGCGAGGATGCCTGCGGACCGCCATCTCGTCTTCCCGGACCACGCAAGCGAACGCCTCACGCACTATCAAACTCCCGTGACCACTGCCCTCGCGACGAAACACCTGGCATCCCGCACGCGTATGTGAACAGGCAGAGATTGATTTCGCCGCCGCGCAGGGCAAACCTTGCGGCCGACAGGAGCACACGAATGGCAGTGATACATCGTCGTCCGACATGGGCGATATCGGAAGCGCAGGCCACGCCTGAGCATATCTTCCTCAACCGCCGTACCATTCTCGCCGGCATGGGGCTTGGGCTGGCGACCGCGGCCATGCCCCGCCCTGCCCGCGCCGAGGACGCCGACCCGACAGCCGATCTCTACCCGGCCAGGCCGAACGCGGCCTACAAGCTCGACCGCTCGCTGACACCAGAGGAGATCAACGCCAACTACAACAACTTCTATGAATACGGGACCTACAAGGAGATCGCGGCGAGCGCCCAGATGCTGAAGACGCGGCCCTGGGAGATCGAGATCGGCGGGCTGGTCGACAAGCCGCTGACGCTCGGCATCGACGAGCTGATCCGCAAGTTCCCGCTGGAAACCCGGCTCTATCGCCACCGTTGCGTCGAGGCCTGGTCGATGACCATCCCGTGGACGGGCTTTCCGCTGAAGGCGCTGGTCGCCATGGCGAACCCCAAGGCAGACGCAAAATTCATCCGCTTCGAAACCTTCCTCGATCCCAAGATGGCGCCGGGTCAGAACGACTTCGTCTATCCCTGGCCCTACATCGAAGGCGTCACCATCGAGGAGGCGGCGCTCGACCTGCCCTTCCTCGTCACCGGCGCCTACGACAAGCCGCTGGCAAAGCAGTTCGGCGCGCCGATCCGGCTGGCGCTGCCGTGGAAATACGGTTTCAAGTCGATCAAGTCGATCCGCAAGATCGACTTCGTCGCCGAGCAGCCGCAAGGGCTGTGGGAGGCGATCCAGCCGAGCGAGTATGGCTTCTGGGCGAATGTGAATCCCGAGGTGCCGCATCCGCGCTGGAGCCAGGCCAAGGAACGCGTGCTGCATACGGGCGAACTGGTGCCGACGCAGCTGTTCAACGGCTATGCCCAAGAGGTCGGCCAGATCTATGCCGGCAAGGATCCGGCAACGCTCTATATGTGATCTTGGAGGGGCAAAAGAAAAGCGGCGTCCAAGGAAATCCCTGGACACCGCTTTTTGCGGACCGTTCCGCGGGAGGCGGGACGGCAGGTCCGCCGCTTCGTGGCCGACGTTTGATCCATCGGCAATCTGCTGGACGCGGCGCGTTGCCTAAGCCCGGCACGTTCGGGTGATGCCCCCATCTCCCGGCGCGCCATCACCGCGTCCAAGTAAAAGCTAGGCGCATCAGTGGGTTCGGGGAACGTTACCCGATGTTACATGTCACTGTTACGCGGGGCGGCCATGCAGCTTTACCGGGCGTTAACCCCATGTCGGCCGGCGCCGTCGCCTCCAGAACCGGAAACGAAAATGCGTGCGGCGGGGCATTCTGACCAGTGGTTGCGCATGCCCTGACGGCCGACCGGAAATGACGGTGCTCGTGCCGTGCGGCAGCCGGGCCGCACGCAGCACCCTGGGAAGGGCCGCCTCCCCTCCCGGCTCCATGCCCGGCACTACGTGGTTCGACGGGCTCACGCCGAGCGTCGTCGAAACGCCAACGCAAACTTCAACACGGCCCTGGTCCGGGCATCCATCGTCCACGACATCGGTGCTCCAAGGCCTGATAGCGCAGATACATCTCGGGACCTGGCGGCCACCCGACACCCTCGAGCCGAGGCCGAGCAGTGGAAGATCGATCGGTGGATTTTGGCTGCCGCCCTGCGCCGCAAGATGGTGCGTAAAGCAGCGCGTTCGATCGAGGCCGATGAGGGAAAAAGTCTGAATTCAGGCAACAAAAAAGCCGGATCCAAGAAGATCCGGCTGAGTTTGTTTGGAAGTGCCGATTAAGGCTAACCTCCAGAGGGGAACACTCGAGGGCGCTAATGGGAGGAGGAACGCGCCCTGGAGATGATCGTTATATGTGCTTTCCTTGCCCAAGAAACAAGCATCTATTTTGCAACGCACGCATGCAAAAAGACGCGGGCTGTGGTCCAACATTGTTAGAATGGCGATAGGACCAGAATTTTCGCTGAAAAGCGACGATTTTTGCTGCAGCACTGCACATTCGCATGGCGTCTTGCCGGCAATATCAGGCCGAAATTCATGCTGCACTGCAATGACGACGTTTCAGGCACGCCACGTCCATTGTTGCGGCAGAAATCGATCCATGGGCAAACTGGCGGCATCCGGATGAATGGGAGTGCACGGCATGCGCAAGGCATCGGCAGTCCTCGGCAGCACCGCCTTCTTCATCGCAGCACCGGTCATGGTGGCCGGCGTCCTGCCCTGGCTGCTGCTTGGCGGTTATGCCCGGCAACTGGCGCCCTGGCCGCTGGCGGCCGCGGGCGCGGTGCTCGTCGCCGGCGGACTGGCCGTCCTGCTCCACGCCTTTGGCCGCTTCGTTCGCGAAGGCGCGGGCACCCCTGCCCCGATCGCACCGACGGAACGGCTGGTGGTCGGCGGCGCCTACCGCCACGTCCGCAACCCGATGTATGTGGCGGTGATTGCCATCATCGTCGGCCAGGCGCTTTTGTTTTCGAGCTGGCTGGTTGCGGCCTACGCCGTGCTGGCCGGCATGACCATGGCGGCTTTCGTGCGCGCCTATGAGGAGCCTGTCCTCACCCGTCGCTACGGCCTCGACTACGAGCGCTACCGCCGAGCGGTGCCGGGCTGGCTGCCGCGCCTCACGCCGTGGCGCGGCGACTGACATCAGGTCTCAGAAGGCCCAGCTGCGCGCCTTGGAGATGACGAAATCACGGAAGGCATGCAGCTTGGCCTGCTCCTTCATCGTGTCGGGATAGGCGAAATAAGTGTCGAAGGACGGCACTTCGGTCTCCGGCAGGAGTTGCACCAGCCCCGCATCCTTGCCCACCACATAATCGGGCAGCATGGCGATGCCGGCGCCGGTCTGCACGGCCCGCTTGATCGACAGGATGTCGTTGATCTGCAATGTCGGCACGCGCTGTCCGCTCTCGAAATCGCCCACCGTCTCCAGCCAGTTGAGTTCGCTCAGATGTGTCGGCACCGGCACGCCGAAGGTGACGATGCGATGGTTCTTGAGATCGGCGATGGAGGCCGGCTTGCCATATTTGGCGATGTAGCCGGGCGACGCGTAGAGATGGAAATGCACGGTGAACAGCCGGCGCTGGATCAGATCGGGCTGCTGTGGCTGGCGCAGGCGAATGGCGCAGTCGGCCTGGCGCATGGTCAGGTCCAGCTCCTCATTGGCGAGGATCAGCTGCAGCTGGATTTCCGGATAAAGCTCGAGGAATTCCTGGATGCGCTCGGTCAGCCAGCCGGCGCCGAGGCCGACGGTGGTGGTCACGCGCAGCACGCCCGACGGCCGGTCCTTGGTCTCGGTCAGCCGCGACTTAATGGTCTCGAGCTTGACCAGCACGTCATGGGCTGTGCGGAACAGCATCTCGCCCTGCTCGGTCAGCACCAGGCCGCGCGCATGGCGATGGAACAGCGGCACGCCGATGTCGTGTTCGAGCGCGCTGACCTGGCGCGAGATGGCCGATTGCGACAGACGCAGCGTCTCCGCCGCATGTGTGAACGAGCCAGCCTCCGCCGCGGCGTGAAACACGCGCAACTTGTCCCAATCCAACGCCATTTTTTCCCCTCGTTTATAAGGCGTTTGGTCGGCCTATTCGGCCGCTTCGCGATGCACTTCTATGCCGGCCAGGTACTTTTCGGCTTCGAGCGCGGCCATGCAGCCGAGCCCGGCGGCCGTCACCGCCTGGCGGTAGATGTCGTCGGTCACGTCGCCGGCGGCAAACACGCCCGGCACGTTGGTGCGCGTCGAGTTCGCCTCGGTCCACAGATAGCCGTTCGGCTTCTGCTTGAGCTTGCCGACGAACAGCTCGACCGCCGGCGCATGGCCGATCGCCACGAACACGCCGTCGGTCGCCATTTCGGTGATGGCGCCGGTGTTGACGTTCCTGAGCCTCACCGCATTGACCGACGGCGGCAGCGGCTTCTGCGCCGGTGCGCCCACGATCTCGTCGACGGCATGATCCCAGACCACCTTGATGTTGTCCTTGGCAAACAGCCGCTCCTGCAGGATGCGCTCGGCGCGGAAGTGGTCGCGGCGATGGACGACCGTCACCGTCTTGGCGAGGTTGGAGAGGTAAAGCGCTTCCTCGACGGCCGAATTGCCGCCGCCGACCACCACCACGTCCTTGCCGCGGTAGAAGAAGCCGTCGCAGGTGGCGCAGGCCGACACGCCAAAGCCCTGGAACACCTGTTCGGAGGGCAGGCCGAGCCACTTGGCCTGGGCGCCGGTGGCGATGATCAGCGCGTCGGCCGTGTAGAGCGTGCCGGAATCGCCCTTGGCGCGGAACGGCCGCACGTCGAGATCGACCTCGGTGATGATGTCGTGGATCATCTCGGTGCCGACATGCTCGGCCTGGAGACGCATCTGCTCCATCAGCCACGGGCCCTGGATCGGCTCGGCGAAGCCGGGATAGTTCTCGACCTCGGTGGTGATCATGAGCTGGCCACCCTGCTGGATGCCGGCGACGAGCATCGGCTTCAGCATCGCGCGCGCAGCATAGATCGCGGCCGTATAGCCGGCCGGACCTGAACCGATGATGAGGACTGGCGCATGTTTGGCGGTCATCTGGAAGCCTTCACAGTCAATGGAAACGGGCAGCGCCCGAAAACAGGGCGCCAACAGCCCCTAATCTAGGTGTTCCCCCCCTTGCCGCGCAAGGCGACAAGATGTTCCTCCCCCGAAAGCTTTGTCGCAGCTCCGCCCGGCCTGCACAGTTCGGCCTGCCGTTTCGTCATGCAACAAAGCGGGGCAACAAAGCGGGCATTTTGCCTGGCCGAGCTTCCCCAAGTCCACCCGAGTAGTTTAATTACAAGAAAGCGTAAGATTCTTGCGCAAACTTTCCGGAGCACCCATGCCCATCAAGGCCGATCTCGACGCCATCGACTGGAAGATCCTGCGCGAACTGCAGGATGACGGGCGCATGACCAATGTCGAGCTGTCGCGCCGGGTCGGCATCTCCGCCCCGCCCTGCCTGCGCCGCGTCAAGCGCCTCGAGGACGAGGGCATCATCCAGCGCTACCGCGCTTTGCTCAACGCACCGGCGCTCGGCATGGACGTCGTCGCCTTCTGCCTCGTCGGCCTCAACCGCCAGTCGGAAGTCGACCTGAAATCCTTCGCCGACCGCACCCGCGGCTGGCCGATCGTGCGCAGCGCCTGGATGGTGTCGGGCGAATCCGACTTCATGCTCCACTGCGTCGCCCCCGACCTCGGCACCTTCCAGACCTTCGTCATCGAGGAACTGACATCCTCGCCCAACGTCGACACCGTGCGCACGGCGCTGACGATCAGGCAGGTGAAGGACGAGGGACTGGTGGGGATTTGAACCAACTCCTGGAACCGGAATTAATTTCGCACATCGCATTTTTGCCGCTGCCGGCGCCTGCTGCGGCGCAATCTACTATGCCGAAAACAACATGCGGACCGGATATTTCTCGGTCTTTATGTTTCTGGTGATTGCCGGCATCTTCGAGATCGCAACATCAAATAGATGGGTTGCGATCGGCCTTTCCGTGTCCTTTATCGTCAGCCTGTTCATCCTGTCGAAATTGAAATACAAATACACGAGATTTGCTCTCGTCTACAATGATATATTTGGATTCGACAGAAAGGTTTACAGAGACATATTCAGAACCTACGGAAAAGATGCATTCGCAGCCACGGCATTGATTGTCGTTTTGGCTGCACTGTTCGTCGTGGTTCTGTTCTTCGCGGGAGACAGCAACAACCACCCCGCAGTCGTCTATTCGTCATTGGTGATCAGCGCGACCGGAGCCTGGCTTCTGGTGCCTTACGCGATGAATGAATATCGGCGTGCAAACTGGGACGGCCGGCACATTTCGACGTTCCTTGCGACCATGCTCGCGCAACGTTTCAGGCCGGCAGACATGACACGCCTGACAATCAGCGCGCCTCCCTCGTCCGCCAATATCGGAAAACCCGCAAGCCAGGTAGACGAAGCTCCGCACATCATTCTGATCGGAGGAGAGTCGACCTTTCCACCAAGGCTTTTCGAGCTCCCTGAAGAACCTGACATCGCCCGGTTCTTCGACGGTAAGGAAGGGCTCCGCGAGTTGAAGGTGGAAATCTTCGGCGGCCAGACCATCCTGTCGCATACAAGCTGCCTGACCGGCCTCTCGACGCTGCTTTTTGGTGAGAATCGCGCCTACGCTCCTCG
This genomic window contains:
- a CDS encoding ABC transporter substrate-binding protein, which gives rise to MSNELDHLSHLVASGRLSRRDFLGRAAALGVTALTANSLIAGAARAQAPAKGGILRAGMVGGAATDSLDPASWASQVPYTLGRSWGEQMLEVSPAGEIEPRLAESYEASDDAKTWHFKIRKGVTFHNGKDLTPADVVATLERHSDENSKSAALAFVSQFDSVKTDGDYVVITLKEPNADLPYVVSDYHLMIQPNGGKDNPTAGIGTGPYKVAVNEPGVRHVGELHKGYWGSDKRGHADQIEIVVINDATARTAALQGGQVDLINRVEPKIVDLIKRVPGVEIRNVPGKGHYVFIAHCNTAPFDNNDLRLALKYAVDREEMVKKVLSGYGSIGNDMPVTKAYALFSDDIEQRAYDPDKAAFHYKKSGHSGPVLLRTSDVAFPGAVDAAQLYQQSAAKAGITLEVKREPGDGYWSEVWNKQPFSMSYWTGRPTQDQVYSIAYLSKAEWNDTRFFRDDFDKLILSARGELDQVKRKELYRQAALILRDEGGVIVPMFNNYIDASGPKLGGWVDDPNGELMGGHALTKCWINA
- a CDS encoding Lrp/AsnC family transcriptional regulator; its protein translation is MPIKADLDAIDWKILRELQDDGRMTNVELSRRVGISAPPCLRRVKRLEDEGIIQRYRALLNAPALGMDVVAFCLVGLNRQSEVDLKSFADRTRGWPIVRSAWMVSGESDFMLHCVAPDLGTFQTFVIEELTSSPNVDTVRTALTIRQVKDEGLVGI
- a CDS encoding LysR family transcriptional regulator, yielding MALDWDKLRVFHAAAEAGSFTHAAETLRLSQSAISRQVSALEHDIGVPLFHRHARGLVLTEQGEMLFRTAHDVLVKLETIKSRLTETKDRPSGVLRVTTTVGLGAGWLTERIQEFLELYPEIQLQLILANEELDLTMRQADCAIRLRQPQQPDLIQRRLFTVHFHLYASPGYIAKYGKPASIADLKNHRIVTFGVPVPTHLSELNWLETVGDFESGQRVPTLQINDILSIKRAVQTGAGIAMLPDYVVGKDAGLVQLLPETEVPSFDTYFAYPDTMKEQAKLHAFRDFVISKARSWAF
- a CDS encoding isoprenylcysteine carboxylmethyltransferase family protein, coding for MRKASAVLGSTAFFIAAPVMVAGVLPWLLLGGYARQLAPWPLAAAGAVLVAGGLAVLLHAFGRFVREGAGTPAPIAPTERLVVGGAYRHVRNPMYVAVIAIIVGQALLFSSWLVAAYAVLAGMTMAAFVRAYEEPVLTRRYGLDYERYRRAVPGWLPRLTPWRGD
- the trxB gene encoding thioredoxin-disulfide reductase codes for the protein MTAKHAPVLIIGSGPAGYTAAIYAARAMLKPMLVAGIQQGGQLMITTEVENYPGFAEPIQGPWLMEQMRLQAEHVGTEMIHDIITEVDLDVRPFRAKGDSGTLYTADALIIATGAQAKWLGLPSEQVFQGFGVSACATCDGFFYRGKDVVVVGGGNSAVEEALYLSNLAKTVTVVHRRDHFRAERILQERLFAKDNIKVVWDHAVDEIVGAPAQKPLPPSVNAVRLRNVNTGAITEMATDGVFVAIGHAPAVELFVGKLKQKPNGYLWTEANSTRTNVPGVFAAGDVTDDIYRQAVTAAGLGCMAALEAEKYLAGIEVHREAAE
- the msrP gene encoding protein-methionine-sulfoxide reductase catalytic subunit MsrP, yielding MAVIHRRPTWAISEAQATPEHIFLNRRTILAGMGLGLATAAMPRPARAEDADPTADLYPARPNAAYKLDRSLTPEEINANYNNFYEYGTYKEIAASAQMLKTRPWEIEIGGLVDKPLTLGIDELIRKFPLETRLYRHRCVEAWSMTIPWTGFPLKALVAMANPKADAKFIRFETFLDPKMAPGQNDFVYPWPYIEGVTIEEAALDLPFLVTGAYDKPLAKQFGAPIRLALPWKYGFKSIKSIRKIDFVAEQPQGLWEAIQPSEYGFWANVNPEVPHPRWSQAKERVLHTGELVPTQLFNGYAQEVGQIYAGKDPATLYM
- a CDS encoding elongation factor G, whose translation is MGNRAGGRRTGPKCIAIVGPYASGKTTLFEALLARTGAIPKQQPVASGNTISDHSPEAKAHAMSVEAVFATTQFMGESITFIDCPGSVEFAFEAEPVLTACDLAVVVAEPDEKKFPALQLIMRKLDEMGVPRILFLNKIDKASAGIRDTLKLLQPVSRTPLLLRQIPLRKDGVIVGSIDLALERAYIYREYAESEIADIPGDEKARELEARFAMLETLADHDDQLMEQLLEEIEPPKDAIFDDLAADLRDGSVTPVLIGSAEKGNGALRLLKAIRHDAPDVEATRKRLGAPDGGTIVQVMKTIHTSHGGKLSVSRILSGSVSDGAELWLNATDTAKVSGIYRMLGKDQAKQSGAAAGDTVALGKLDHVATGQTLTTAKGGTRQLATLEPPKPVYAFALRPKERKDDVKMSAAIQRLAEEDPSLTLHHNQDSAETVLSGHGEMHLRVVRERLEGRNQIAVEGHAPAVPYRETIRKGVQQRGRHKKQSGGHGQFGDVVIEIKPLPRGSGFEFTDTITGGVVPKQYIQSVEAGARDFLKTGPLGFPVVDVAVNLSDGSFHTVDSSDMAFQMAAKIAMKEGMAACSPVLLEPIMKVSIVTPSDATARIIALVPQRRGQILGYDARDGWPGWDVVEATMPQSEIGDLIIELRSATAGVATYRAEFDHMAELTGRLADEAMQQAGKAA